CAGATGACAGACCTGTTCCCTCAGCCTTTGTTTATCGATCGTCCGGATCTGTTCCAGAAGGACAACCGAATTCTTCACGATCTGATACTTTCTGGCATCGATCTCCACATGGGTCGGCAGTTTCGCCTTGTTCATCCTGGACGTGATAGCCGCGCAGATCACCGTGGGGCTGTGCCGGTTGCCCACATCATTCTGGATGATCAGCACCGGCCGCACGCCCCCCTGTTCCGATCCCACTACGGGACTTAGATCTGCATAAAAAATATCGCCGCGTCTTACCTGCACCTTTTGTCTCACACTCCGCTTCTTAGTTCTGATGATACCTTAGTATTTCCATCTTTTTCGGATGTATGCAGGCAAAGGGCTTCCCGCAGGCTTCTTATTCAAAATAATCCATCTGTTCCACTACTTCACCGTGCCGGATAAATTCTCTGGGGATCCGCTTTCCAAGATCGCAGACAAACTCATAATTAAACCGTCCCGACAGGTCGCTTAACACTTCCACCGGCAGATGCGCACCTTCGTTTTCACCCACCAGGGTCACCACATCTCCAAATGCCACATCTTCGATCTCCGTCACATCCACCATAAACTGATCCATACACACTCTTCCAAGGATCGGCGCCTCTTTGCCGTGGATCAGTACATAGCCTTTGTTGGACAGACTTCTTGGATAACCGTCTCCGTAGCCCACCGGGATTGTGGCGATCCGGGTGCGTCTCTTTGTGATATAGGTGCCGCCGTAGCTTACCGGTGTTCCTTCATCCACCCATTTCACATGGGCCACATGGCTTACAAGCTCCAGGGCGGGTTTAAGCGGCACGTTCTCCTTCTCCACTTCTTCGGATGGATACAAACCATAGGTGGAGATCCCGGCCCGGACAAGATCCAGGTTCGCTTCCTTTACATCGATGATCCCCGCGCTGTTGCAGCAATGGTAGTACTGGAAAGCAACACCATTTTCCTCCAGCCGTTTTTTCATCCAGAGATAGCCTTCATACTGCTTGTTAGTAAAGGTCTTATCCGTCTCATCCGCCTTGGCGAAATGAGTGAACATGCCTTCCATGATAAGCCCCGGCAGCCGGGTGATCCCGGTGATGATCTCCGCACTCTCCTCCTGGATCAGGAAGCCAAGCCTGGACATTCCCGTGTCCAGCTTGATATGCACATAGGCGTCTTTGCCAAGTTTCCCTGCCAGCTCGCTGATTCCCTCCGCCATCTCTTTGGTGTAGACGGTGAACCGTATCTCATGGGTGATAGCCGCCTCCCACTGATCCGGGAAGATACAGCCAAGGACCAGGATGGGCTTTTTGATCCCTCTTTTTCGCAGTACCACTGCCTCATCCAGGGTGGCTACCGCATAACCCCAGATATAATCCTTGGGCTCCAGCATCCGGGCGATCTGCACTGCGCCGTGGCCGTAGCCGTCGGTCTTGATCACAGAGATCATGGACACGCCCTCCCGGGTATTCTTATGCATCATCTCCATATTGTACTCAATGGCGTCCAGATCGATCCTGGCACATACTCTGTTATACTGTTTCATCATGTACACTCCCTTCTTTTTTCATTTCTGTTCTATCTCCAGACTCCGGATCTTACCGTGTCTGATGTTCTCATCCGTTTCCTTCATGGCCTGGGCCAGCTTCCCGATCAGGTCCCGGGCCAACACACTGTATCTCCCTTTTTCCTCCCGGGCCAGATCTCCGGCTCTGCCGTGAAGCCAGGTTCCCAGAAGGGCGGCCGCTTCACAGGAGATCCCCTGGGCAAGAAGCCCTGCGATAATACCAGCCAGAACATCCCCCGATCCTGCCTTTGCCATAGCGCTGTTCCCGGTGGGATTCAGGTAAGTGCGCCCCTCTCCCTTTTGGATCAGGGTCACAGAATCCTTCAGCACACAGCCAAGCCCTGTCCCTGCGGCAAAGGTTCGAAGGGCTTCCGGCCGGTTCGCCCGGATCTGATCTGTGGGGATCCCGGTCAGCCGTTCCATTTCCTTCAGATGAGGCGTGAAAATGTAGTCCCTGTGCCGAAGCTCTGACAGCCACTCCCGGTGCGCCCCCAGAAGATTCAGTCCGTCCGCGTCGATCACCGCAGGCTTCTCTCCTTCCAGCGCCACTGTCTCAAGAATCTTCCGGGAGGTCTCTCCGGTCCCAAGCCCAGAACCGCAAAGAACCACGTCCGCCCAGGAAAGAAGCCCAAGAAGCTCTTCCCGGTCATAGTCCTGATAGGGCTTTACGATAGCCTCCGGCAGAAGCTGCTGCAGGATCGGCCTGTTTTCTTCCGGCGTGTAGATCTGAACCAGCCCCGCCCCTGCAGAATAAGCCGCGGCGGCGTTAAAGAAGGCGGCGCCGCACATTCCTTTGCTCCCTGCGATCACCAGCAGCCGTCCATAAGTTCCCTTGTGGGAATCTTCCGGCCGCTCCGGCAAAAGCTGAGCGTATTCTTGCTCTGACAGAAGAACTGCCGTACCGGGATCCTGTTCAAGGGGAACTTCGCTGATCCCAATCTCTCTTGGGATCACCTGCCCGGCATATTTCTTCCCCGGATAGAGAAGAAGGCCGATCTTCCTTGCCTGGAAGGTCACCGTATAATCCGCCGCAAAAGCAGTGCCCAGCACCTGTCCGGTATCCGCGGACACCCCGGAGGGAATATCCACCGCCACTTTCGTCCCGGAAGAAGCATTCATCTGCCGGATCAGCTCCCGGTAGCTTCCTCCCACTTCACGGCTCAACCCTACTCCAAAGACGGCATCCACTATGATACTATATTCACCGGATTCCCATTGGTCACTGATCCTTCCGCCTGCCTGCACAAACCGTTCCATCTGGACTGCAGTTTCTTCCGTACAATGGCTTCTGTTCCCCGCCATCAAAAGAGTAACCTTCCCGCCTTTTTCCAGCAGGAGCCGCCCGATGGCAAAACCGTCTCCCCCGTTATTTCCGGAACCGCACACGATACACACACAGGAGAGATCCAGTCCCGCTTCCTCAAAGAAACGGACACATTCTCTGGCGGCTCGTTCCATCAGTTCCAGAGACGGAACCCCAAGAGTCTGTATCGTATACTGGTCCGCCGCCTTCATCTGGCCGCCGCCCGGAAGATATTCCATATGCTCACCTCATTTACCCAGGTTTCCAAACATTTCTGATTATAAAGAACGTGCGAAGGCAGGCCTGTCTGAACACGCTCACCGTCACACGTTACTCTCGGATCTATTTATGTTCTTTGTTATATCTGCTGATATTATAAGACAGCTGCATCAGACTTTCTGACAAGTGGACATTCTCCACAATGATATTCTCCGGAAGATTCAGATCTGTATGAGCGAAATTCCAGATCGCCCGCACCCCGTTTTCCACCAGCATATTGGCCACTTCGATGGCCTTCTCCTTGGGGATGGTCAGCACCGCGATATCCACCTCATTCCTCTGGACAAAGCCTTTAAGCTCGTCCATCATACGGATGGGAACGCCCCGGATCGCCACTCCCTGCAGCCTTGGATTCACATCGAAGATCCCTTTCAGGATGAAGCCCCGCTTCTCGAACGCCGCGTAATTAGCCAGCGCCTGTCCCAGATTACCGGCTCCGATGATGATGATATTATGGTCTTCCTCCAAGCCTAAGATCTTGCCGATCTCCGTATATAAATACTTTACATTATATCCATAGCCCTGCTGGCCAAATCCTCCAAAATTATTCAGATCCTGCCGGATCTGGGATGCTGTCACCTTCATCCGTTTGCTTAAGTCATTGGAGGAGATCCGCTCCACTCCATTCTCCAGCAGCTCTCCTAAATATCTGTAGTACCTTGGCAGTCTGCGAATAACTGCCTGTGAAATCTCTCTGCCTTCCACAATTTTCACCTTCCTGTTCCATTCTAGAGTTTATTATATAGAATTGTCTGTACAAAGTCAAACTTTTAGTTGTTTTTTGTCCTGTTTCCGCTATAATGAAAACGTATGCGAAAGATTTGGAGGCGCTTATGATACTTGCATGTCACGGGATTGAAAAAGCATTTGGAGAGGAAGTCATCGTTCATGACGGCTCCTTTCATATAGAAGAATATGAGAAAACAGCCCTGGTGGGGTCAAATGGCGCAGGAAAGACCACTCTGCTTAAGATGATCGTGGGAGAACTTCTCCCCGACGCCGGCTCTGTCACCATCGCCAAAGACAAGACCCTGGGCTATCTTGCCCAGCACCAGGAGATGACCGGCGACAACACCATTTACCAGGAAGTGCGTACCGCCAAGGCGCACATTTTCCAGATGGAGCAGCGGATCCGGGAGATCGAACTTGCCATGCCACACCTTACAGGTGAACGGCTTGAAGAAGAAATGGAGACCTACAACCGGCTGACCACTCAGTTTGAGGCGGAAAATGGCTACGCCTGCGAGAGCGAGATCACCGGCGTCCTGAAGGGCCTTGGCTTTGAGGAAGCGGATTTCTCCAAGGCCATCGATACCCTCTCCGGCGGCCAGAAGACCCGGGTGGCTCTTGGCAAACTTCTCCTTCAGAAGCCGGATATCCTGCTTCTGGACGAGCCTACCAACCACCTGGACTTAAATTCCATCGCCTGGCTGGAGACCTACCTTCTGAATTACCAGGGGGCGGTTCTCATCGTCTCCCACGACCGGTACTTTCTCAACCGGGTAGTCACCAAGGTGGTGGAGATCGAACAGGGAGAACTTCACACCTATCTTGGAAATTATACGGATTATGCCGCCAAAAAAAAGCAGGTTCAGGAGGCAAAACTGAAGGCATACTTAAATCAGCAGCAGGAGATCCGCCATCAGGAAGCAGTCATTGAAAAGCTCCGGTCCTTCAACCGGGAGAAATCCATCAAGCGGGCGGAAAGCCGGGAGAAAATGCTGGAGAAGATCAAAGTCATCGACAAACCGGCCGCCCCTGACACGGAGATCCACCTGAAGCTGGAGCCCTCCTGCCAGAGCGGCAATGATGTGCTGAGCGTAGAACACCTAAGCAAGGCATTCCCTCCCCAGGTATTATTTTCCGACGTCAGCTTTGAGATCCGCCGCGGGGAACACGTGGCGGTGATCGGGGACAACGGTACCGGCAAGACCACCCTTCTGAAGATCCTGAACCGGGTCACAGAGGCGGATTCCGGACTCTTCCGCCTTGGGACCAACGTGCATATCGGCTATTACGACCAGGAACATCATGTCCTTCACATGGAAAAGACCATCTTTGAAGAGATCTCGGACGACTACCCTGCCCTTACCAACACTCAGATCCGGAATATGCTGGCTGCCTTCCTCTTCACCGGCGACGATGTGTTCAAGCGGATCGGGGACTTAAGCGGCGGCGAACGGGGACGGGTGTCTCTTGCAAAGCTTATGCTCTCCGAGGCCAATTTCCTGATCTTGGATGAGCCCACCAACCACCTGGACATCGCCTCCAAAGAGATCCTGGAACGGGCGCTGAACGACTACACCGGAACGGTGCTCTACGTCTCCCATGACCGGTACTTTATCAATCAGACTGCCACCCGGATCCTGGACCTGGTAAACCAGAAATTTGTCAACTATATTGGAAATTACGACTACTATCTGGAGAAAAAGGAAGAGCTTACCGCCGCTTACAGCAAGCCCGACCAGGCAGATCGCCCTGCGGATATCTCCTCCCCTGCTTCCTCCTCCGGCTCTAAGCTTGACTGGCAGGAGCAAAAGGAAGCCCAGGCCAGGGAACGCAAGCGGCAAAATGAATTAAAGCGCACGGAAACACGCATCGAAGAGCTGGAAACCCGCAGTAGCCAAATCGATGAAGAGATGACCCAGGAAGAGGTCTACACTAACTCCGTCCGCTGCCAGGAACTGGCCCGGGAAAAAGCTGATATCCAGGAAGAACTGGAAACCTTATATGAACGCTGGGAGGAACTGGCACAATAAAATATGACTGAAAAGAAACGGGACAGCGCCGCCAGGCGCCGTCCCTCTTTTTAACATTTTAAGAAATGCTTACTTCAGTTCTTTCAGGATCTCCTTTAAGAATTCCCAGGTACGCTCTGTGGAAGCGATATCCAGCTTCTCATTAAAGGAATGGATGTCCAGGATGTTGGGGCCAAAGGATACACAGTCCAGATCCGGGCGTTTTCCAAGGAACAGCCCGCACTCCAGTCCTGCGTGCACCGCAGATACCACCGGCTCTTTCCCGAACATTTTCTCATAGATCTCTACCATGACTTTCCGAAGTTCCGAATCCGGATTAAACTGCCATGCCGGATACTCGCTGATGGTCCTGGTGGTTCCTCCAACCACTTTTCCGCACTGCTCCAGCTGCTCTCTCAGCTGCTGCTTCCGGCTCTCCACAGAGCTGCGGATCAGGTAAACGGTGCGTACCTTGTCTTCCGAGGTCTCCACCACGCCGATATTCAGAGAAGTCTCTACCAGACCTTTCAGCTTCCTGCTGTACTCAATAAGACCGTTGGGGCAAAGCATCAGATATGCGAGCACCCGCTCTCCTGCCTCTTTGGTCAAGGCCGCCTCTTTGGCTGTGCCTTCTGCCGCTGCCGTCACATCCAGGGTGGGTTCTTCTCCCATAAATTCCCCAAGCCAGATCTCCTTCATCTCTTCTGCCATAGCAAGGATCTTGTCCACATCCTTTTCCGCTGCCAGCAGTACTGCTTCGGACTCGGAGGCGATCACGTTGTCTTTGGAACCGCCGTTGATGGAGATCAGGTCGAAGGCTACTTCTTTCTGGATCCGATAGAGAAGCCGTCCCAGCATCTTGTGAGCGTTTCCTCTCTGGCGATGGATCTCATTTCCAGAATGTCCGCCCAGAAGCCCGTGGACCTTGATGCGAACCTTCGTCCCTTCCTTTGTCTCTCTTGCCACCGGGATCAGGGTCTCAAACACGATACCGCCTGCGCAGCCGGAAGTCAGGACGCCTTCCTCCTCGGAGTCGATATTCAGAAGCTTCTTTCCCTTTAATCCGGACAGATCCACAGCTTCCGCTCCGCCCATACCAGTCTCCTCATCTACGGTAAATACTGCCTCGATGGGAGGATGGGGGATATCATTGCTGTCCAGGATTGCCATGGCCATGGCAATGGCGATTCCGTCGTCGCCGCCAAGGGTAGTTCCCCGGGCCTTTACATAACCGTCTTCCACATAGAGATCCAGACCGTCGGTCTTGAAATCATGATCGGAATCCGGAGTTTTCTCACACACCATATCCATATGCCCCTGGAGGATCACCGGCTCGCTGTTCTCATAGCCTGGTGTCCCGGGCTTTTTGATGATCACGTCGTTGGCCTCATCCTGCTCTACTTCCAGCCCGCGCTCCTTAGCGAACGCCACGCAGTAATCACTGATGCGCTTTGTGTCGAAAGTCCCGTGGGGAATCTTACACAATTCCTCAAAAAAGTGAAAGACTCTTTCTGGTTTTACTTCTGTTAATACTGCCATGTTTCCTTACCTCTTTTCTTTTGCTTTCGGACCTCAAAAGAAGGTCCCCATATCCTACCTTCTATTATGGAACTGAACTCATAAAAATTCAACCGGTTCCATAAAATAAAATCAAGAATCTATGATCGGCAGGATATCCCATGAAACAAATCTTCCTGACAGCGGGGACACTCCTTCTCTTCGCGCTGATAATCCTGTTTCCCGGGGTGATCTTAGAGGGGGCGCAGGCCGGCCTGCTGCTCTGGTTTAACACGGTGCTTCCCGCTCTTCTCCCCTTTCTCATTCTGTCCAATCTCCTGCTTGGCTCCCCGGCGATCCAGGGCCTCGCCCGGTTCACCGGTCGTTTTTTGCGTCCCTTATTTGGCGTCTCTGATTATGGATCCTATGTTATGCTCACCGGCTTTCTCTGTGGTTACCCAATGGGGAGTAAAACAGCTGCCGATCTCACCCGCGCCGGAAGGATCTCCCTGGAAGAAGGACAATATCTTCTCTCCTTCTGCAACAACACAAGCCCCATGTTCGTCCTGGGATTCGTGGCTATCCAGTGTCTGCAGGCCCCTGCCCTGGCTCCCCTTTCCCTTCTCCTTCTGTGGATTCCCCCGCTGCTTCTAAGCTTTCTTTTCCGCCCCCGGAAATCCCGCCGTCATCCGAAAGAATGCACCGTTGCTCTGAGATCATCCGCTTTTGCAAAGAACCAGACAGTCCCAGGCGAGATCCCAGGTGGAATTGATAACGCCATCCTGGACGGCTTCACCGCCATCACCCGGATCGGAGGCTATATCATCCTGTTTTCCATCCTGATCCAACTAATGCGCCTTCTTCCCTTCCGGGTATCCCTGCCCTTCCGGGTCCTGCTGTCCTCCCTGGAAGTCACAAACGGAGCCGTCCTGATCGGGAATCTTCCTCTTTCTTTTCCGGCCAGGTTCTCGCTTTGTATGGGGATGGTCTCCTTTGGCGGCTGGTGCTCCGTGGCTCAGACCCGGAGCATGATCCAGGGAAGCGGTCTCTCCATTTTCCCTTATATCATACAAAAACTGGCCACCGCAATGGTGACCAGTCTGTTATCTTTTCTTATGCTTTTATTCTGTCTGTCTAAAACTTAGATCTCCTCGTCCAAATCAAAGGATTCTTCCTCCTCAACCGAAGTATTTCCATACTCTGCCTCAAGTCCCTGGGGCGACTGCTCCGGGATCTCCAGCTCAGACCGGTTGTTGCGGACCATGTCGTAACACTCCTGCAGGGAGTTGACCAGTCCGTCATATTTGGTGGTGTAGCTGTCCAGGGTATGTCCGATGATGCTCTCTGCATTTGCCAGAAGATCGTCGGTGTACTGCATCGCTCCGATGCGGATATCGTTGGCGTCCCTGGTGGCATTGTCCAGGATCTCCTGGGCCTGCTCGGTGGCCGCGGTCACCACTTCATTTGCCTGGGCGTAAGCCTGCTGCATGATCTCATGCTCGCTGACCAGCTCGTTGGTCTGGATCTGGGCCTCCTCGATCATACTGTCCGCCTTTGCCTGGGCGTCTGCCAGGATGGCGTCCTTATTGGCGATGATCTTCTGATACCGCTTGATCTCGTCCGGGGTCTTCATGCGAAGTTCCCGCAGCAACTCATCCATCTGATCCTTGTTGACGATGATCTTCGTGGTGGACAGAGGCTGAAATTTACAACTGTCAATGTACTCCTCGATTTCTTCAATGATCTGTTCAATACGGCTGCTCATTATTTACACTCTCCTTTTTTGATTATTTTCTCCCGCACCTGCGCCTCAATCGCCTCCGGCACGAATTGAGAAATATCCCCTCCAAAAGCTGCCACTTCTTTCACGATCGTGGAACTCAGATAAGAATGCTCCAGGCTTGTGGTAAGAAAAACCGTCTCCACGGCGGGCTCCAGCTTGTGATTGGTCTGAGCCATCTGAAGCTCATACTCAAAATCCGTGACCGCCCTCAGTCCTCTCACCACCATCCGGGCTTCCATCTTTCTGGCAAATTCCACTAACAATCCCTCAAATGGAACCACTTTGACGTTTGGTAAGTCTTTTGTAGTCTCTTCTAACATTCTAACACGTTCTTCTACCGAAAACAACGGCATTTTTGCCTTATTATACAATACTCCGACAATTAATTCGTCCACCATATGACAGGAACGCCGGATAATATCCAGGTGGCCATAAGTGACCGGATCAAAGCTGCCCGGATAGACCGCTCTTAACATACCGTTTTCCTCCCCTTTGGCTCGATAAACACATGCTTGTTTGTCTTATAAATCTTGGTCTTGATCGCAGTAAAGCCCAGGCTGTCCAGATAATCAAACTCCGTCTCCCTGGCAGCCTCCACGATGATCACACCCTCCTCCGCCAGAAGCTCCGAACCCGCCAGATATTCCAGCGCCTCCCGCTCCAGGCCCTTTCCATAGGGCGGATCCATGAAAATAAAATCAAACTGCTGATTGCCTTCCAGTCTTTTAAGCGCTGTCAGCACATCCACCGGCATAGTCTCCCCCTTCTGGAAAAGCCGGGTATGCTTCAGATTCTCCTTGATACAGGCAATAGCATTCGGATTATTGTCTACAAAGTACGCCTTCATGGCTCCGCGGCTCAGCGCCTCGATCCCGATTCCGCCGCTTCCTGCGAAAAGATCCAGAAAAATACAATCATAGAGGTAGGGCGTCAGCATATTAAACAGTGTCTCTTTGATCCGGTCCGTGGTGGGCCGGGTCTCGAAACCATCCAGCGTCTTCAGTTGTAATCTCCTGGCAGTGCCCGCGATCACCCTCATATCAAAACCTCGCAAATGATGTAATATTTGCGTTTATTATAAATATTCACGGCAGAAAAGTCAATCGAGGACGTAGCATCTTTTCACTTTACTACGTCCTAAATTGCGTTTTACCCTGTACCCAAATGCAAAATGGGGTGTACCAAACTGCACTTTTCCCTGTACCTTTTTGTTGACTTTCTACTACTATGTGTTACAATATAGTTAAGATTACTACTATGTATTACAAGGTAGGTGATGCGTATGTTTGACAAGTCCCAACTGCTGCGTGGGACACTGGAAGGCTGTATCCTGAAGATCCTCTCAGATCACACCACTTACGGATATGAAATTGTCACAAAGCTTCAGGAGTATGGCTTCAAAGAGGTACGTGAAGGAACGATCTATCCACTTCTTTTAAGACTGGAGAACAAGGGCATTATTTCTTCTCAGTTTTGCCCTTCACCGCTGGGACCCCGCAGGAAATATTATTCCATCACACCGGATGGCTTGCTTTATCTGGAGGAATTTAAGCGCTCCTGGAAACAAATTTCAAAATCGATCAATCATATTTTTGAAATGGAGGAATGACCTATGACAGAGTCGAATCTTTCCTTGGAAACATTAAAAGCAGAAAACTTCTCATTACAATCAGAACTTTCAGCCAAAAATCAGCGTACTCTTGAAAAAATGTTCCGCTACCTGCGTACATTTCCCTTGGAAGAGACACAGATCGAACTTCTCAGGCAGGATTTGATCGGAATGGCCCGGGAGGCAGAAATGCGGCAGGAGCCTTTTTCTGGAACCCTTGGCAAATCTCCTCTTTCCTTCTGCGATGACCTGCTCCTTGCCTCAGGCCTGGTGGTGATTCCTTCTGGTCGTCGTCTGCTTCGGACCGTTGGATGGTATTATCGGATTATAGGCGGATTTTTCACCTGTGTCAGTCTCTCAAATATTATAGGTATGATTATCGGATTCTTTATCGGAGGAGAAATCTGGGTATTCAAGCTGATCTCCGGAGATCAATTTGTGCTCTTCCTCTATCAACTCGCAACTTTTTCCATTGGCTGTCTTTTCCTTTATTCTGGAAAACAGGCAATTTACTGTGCTTCTAACAGTTCCATGGCAAGGCGATGTCTTATTTTGGGAATCCTTCTTCTCCTTATACAGATACTTGCTATTTTGATCAACAATATACTAAGAAACTTAGGCTATCTTGTAACCATAAGCGATTATTTCCCCTCCATCGGGATTTTCATTCAGATCTTCTCCGTACTGGCACTGATTATTCCAATTCTTTATTTTTGTGGAGCCTGGATCAATATGAAAAGTGTCAAATAGGTACACCCCCTTTTGCATTTTGGTACACCCTTCCGCGCATTTTGGTACACCGTATAATTCAATTGAGGACGTAGCCTTTTTGCAAAAGGCTACGTCCTCAATTGAATTATTTCCCAGCCATCTGTTTTTCCTGCTGTTCGATCATCTTCTTAACCATATATCCGCCAACAGAACCGTTCTGTCTGGATGTCAGGTCGCCGTTATAACCGTCGCTGAGCGGTACTCCCAGTTCGTTTGCAACCTCGTATTTAAACTTGTCTAATGCGCCCTTTGCCTCAGGCACGGCTGCTTTGTTAGTTGAACGACTTGCCATGATTTACTCCTCCTTCTTGTATCTTTGTAACAGCTTTTCGCTTCGTGTTACAACCATAGTATATGGAGGATTTAAATTATTACACTGTCAGTTCCTTCATATTCTGGAAGATTCTTCACCCACTCTTCTTCATTTTTCAAAATTTCATCAGCCGCTTCATTGGCCATCTGCAGGATCTTCGCGTCCTGGAATACATCTCCCAGCCGGAAGTTGAAAAGGCCGCTCTGGCGGATCCCAAAAAGGTCGCCGGGCCCGCGAAGCCGCAGATCCTCGCTTGCGATCTTGAACCCGTCGTTAGTGTCCCGTAGAATGGACAGTCTCTCCTTTGTCTCTTCTGCCCGGGAAGCGCTCATGAAAATGCAATAAGACTGGTGTTTTCCTCTTCCCACCCGGCCCCGCAGCTGATGGAGCTGCGCCAGGCCAAAGCGCTCTGCGTTCTCGATCATCATAACCGTGGCGTTTGGCACATCGATCCCAACCTCGATAACCGTAGTGGAGACCAGGATCTGGATCTCATTTCTCCCGAATGCCTCCATGATCTCATCTTTAAGCGCCGCCTTCATCTTCCCGTGCAGACAGGCCACCCGGATATCCGGTCCCATCTCCTCCTGGAGCATCGCCCCGTAATCCTGCACGTTCTCCGCCTCCAGCTGCTCGCTCTCCTCCACCATGGGACAGATCACATAGCACTGCCGCCCTGCGGCGATCTCTTTCTTCATAAATGTATACGCCGTCTTGCGATAACCAGTGTCAACTACACAGTTCTTAATTGGAAGCCGGTTGGCCGGCAGTTCATCGATCACGGAAATGTCCAGATCACCATACAAAATGATGGCCAGCGTCCGGGGGATTGGCGTAGCGCTCATCACCAGCACATGAGGCATGCCTCCCTTTCCGGCAAATGCTTCTCTTTGCTTTACTCCAAACCGGTGCTGCTCATCGGTGATCACCAGCGCCAGGCAGTCGTAATTTACCGCGCTCTGGATCAGCGCGTGGGTTCCGATGATGATCCTGGCGTATCCGCACTCGATCCGGTCATAGGCCCGCCGCTTCTCCTTCGCCGTCATGGAGCCGGTGAGCAGTTCCACCTTCACCGGGATCTCATATTCTTCCAATAACTTTGTAATGGATTCATAATGCTGTCTTGCCAGCACCTCCGTGGGGGCCATCATAGCCGCCTGGTACCCGTGAAGAGCCGTGTTGAGAAGGGCCAGCACCGCCACAATGGTCTTGCCTGAGCCCACATCCCCCTGGACCAGCCGGGACATTACCGTATCAGAAGCCAGATCGCCTGCGATCTCTCCCCACACCTTTCTCTGGGCTCCGGTCAGGGAAAAGGGCAGCTCGCCGATCAGCTTCTCCACTTTTTCGTCCACATCCATCACATAGTTATTCTCCATCCGCTGATTGCTGTCCTTAAGTCTTCGAAGGGACAGGATAAATGCCAGGAACTCTTCAAAGACCAGCCGCTTCCTTGCATGGAAATACACTTCTTTATCCTCTGGAAAATGAATCCCCCGCAGCGCATAATTGTACTCCGCCAGACTGTACTTCATCCGCAGATCCTCTGGCAGCACCTCCCGGGAGAGATCCAGATTCTTCAGCACCTGCCCCACCGCTTTTGAAACCCCGTTGTTAGTCAGGCCTTTGGTCAGGCCATAAATGGGCTGCAGCGTTCCCGACTTCTCCTCATACTTCTCGGGCGGATAGAAGATCTCCGGCTGCTCCATCGCAAGCTCCCGGCCTTTCCTGACCACACGGCCTCTCAGGGTGACCGCCCCGCCGCCGGAAAATGTATTCCGCAGAAAGGGCATCCGGAACCACACGGCCTTAAGCGTCCCGGTCAGATCCCTGACATGAAGCGTAGTCACCGGAAGCCTGCGGTTTCCCGCTACCTGCACTCTCCCGAAGATCGCGCCGGTGACGGTACAGATTTTCCCCTCTTCCGCCTCGCTGACCGGAACCGGCTCTTCATAGACGTCATATCCTCTGGGATAATACCGGA
This window of the Massilistercora timonensis genome carries:
- a CDS encoding aminoacyl-histidine dipeptidase → MAVLTEVKPERVFHFFEELCKIPHGTFDTKRISDYCVAFAKERGLEVEQDEANDVIIKKPGTPGYENSEPVILQGHMDMVCEKTPDSDHDFKTDGLDLYVEDGYVKARGTTLGGDDGIAIAMAMAILDSNDIPHPPIEAVFTVDEETGMGGAEAVDLSGLKGKKLLNIDSEEEGVLTSGCAGGIVFETLIPVARETKEGTKVRIKVHGLLGGHSGNEIHRQRGNAHKMLGRLLYRIQKEVAFDLISINGGSKDNVIASESEAVLLAAEKDVDKILAMAEEMKEIWLGEFMGEEPTLDVTAAAEGTAKEAALTKEAGERVLAYLMLCPNGLIEYSRKLKGLVETSLNIGVVETSEDKVRTVYLIRSSVESRKQQLREQLEQCGKVVGGTTRTISEYPAWQFNPDSELRKVMVEIYEKMFGKEPVVSAVHAGLECGLFLGKRPDLDCVSFGPNILDIHSFNEKLDIASTERTWEFLKEILKELK
- a CDS encoding transporter, giving the protein MKQIFLTAGTLLLFALIILFPGVILEGAQAGLLLWFNTVLPALLPFLILSNLLLGSPAIQGLARFTGRFLRPLFGVSDYGSYVMLTGFLCGYPMGSKTAADLTRAGRISLEEGQYLLSFCNNTSPMFVLGFVAIQCLQAPALAPLSLLLLWIPPLLLSFLFRPRKSRRHPKECTVALRSSAFAKNQTVPGEIPGGIDNAILDGFTAITRIGGYIILFSILIQLMRLLPFRVSLPFRVLLSSLEVTNGAVLIGNLPLSFPARFSLCMGMVSFGGWCSVAQTRSMIQGSGLSIFPYIIQKLATAMVTSLLSFLMLLFCLSKT
- a CDS encoding ATPase, producing MSSRIEQIIEEIEEYIDSCKFQPLSTTKIIVNKDQMDELLRELRMKTPDEIKRYQKIIANKDAILADAQAKADSMIEEAQIQTNELVSEHEIMQQAYAQANEVVTAATEQAQEILDNATRDANDIRIGAMQYTDDLLANAESIIGHTLDSYTTKYDGLVNSLQECYDMVRNNRSELEIPEQSPQGLEAEYGNTSVEEEESFDLDEEI
- the coaD gene encoding pantetheine-phosphate adenylyltransferase; translated protein: MLRAVYPGSFDPVTYGHLDIIRRSCHMVDELIVGVLYNKAKMPLFSVEERVRMLEETTKDLPNVKVVPFEGLLVEFARKMEARMVVRGLRAVTDFEYELQMAQTNHKLEPAVETVFLTTSLEHSYLSSTIVKEVAAFGGDISQFVPEAIEAQVREKIIKKGECK
- the rsmD gene encoding 16S rRNA (guanine(966)-N(2))-methyltransferase RsmD encodes the protein MRVIAGTARRLQLKTLDGFETRPTTDRIKETLFNMLTPYLYDCIFLDLFAGSGGIGIEALSRGAMKAYFVDNNPNAIACIKENLKHTRLFQKGETMPVDVLTALKRLEGNQQFDFIFMDPPYGKGLEREALEYLAGSELLAEEGVIIVEAARETEFDYLDSLGFTAIKTKIYKTNKHVFIEPKGRKTVC
- a CDS encoding PadR family transcriptional regulator — its product is MFDKSQLLRGTLEGCILKILSDHTTYGYEIVTKLQEYGFKEVREGTIYPLLLRLENKGIISSQFCPSPLGPRRKYYSITPDGLLYLEEFKRSWKQISKSINHIFEMEE
- a CDS encoding alpha/beta-type small acid-soluble spore protein, coding for MASRSTNKAAVPEAKGALDKFKYEVANELGVPLSDGYNGDLTSRQNGSVGGYMVKKMIEQQEKQMAGK